One genomic segment of Pleurodeles waltl isolate 20211129_DDA chromosome 11, aPleWal1.hap1.20221129, whole genome shotgun sequence includes these proteins:
- the LOC138265152 gene encoding histone H2B-like, translating into MAKSARSRRPVKRARKQKVGRSLKRVKQVTSHKDKAARRKPRRDSFSLYVSRVLRHVHPGFSISSEAMSMVNSTVKTICESLAQEAERLVRYSRRKTLTSRELQSAVRSLIPGALGKHADFEGTKALGTFNNANPAPASATACQ; encoded by the coding sequence ATGGCGAAGTCTGCGAGGAGCCGGCGCCCTGTAAAGCGAGCGCGTAAGCAGAAGGTGGGACGCAGCCTGAAGAGGGTGAAGCAGGTGACCTCGCACAAGGACAAGGCAGCGCGCCGTAAACCGCGGAGGGATTCTTTCTCTCTGTACGTGTCGCGGGTTTTGAGGCACGTGCACCCGGGTTTCAGCATCTCTTCGGAGGCTATGTCCATGGTGAACTCCACTGTAAAGACGATATGTGAGAGCCTGGCTCAAGAAGCGGAGCGTCTTGTCCGCTACAGCCGGCGTAAGACTCTAACTAGCCGAGAGCTACAGAGCGCTGTGCGGAGCCTCATTCCGGGTGCTCTGGGCAAGCACGCAGACTTCGAGGGAACCAAGGCCCTCGGCACTTTCAACAATGCTAACCCCGCCCCTGCCAGTGCGACTGCCTGCCAGTAG